Proteins from one Desmodus rotundus isolate HL8 chromosome 9, HLdesRot8A.1, whole genome shotgun sequence genomic window:
- the MGARP gene encoding protein MGARP isoform X2: MEKPFILTYEASFRRMSSKKFPGLSGSNMIYYLVVGVTVSAGGYYTYRSVTSEQGKHSEPVTDLKEKTKTELQPLQGEKENIVEVEKASSDVPEVCSVEAQVVDAEESSDATVAVVTEAAACLDAAQTAQVETPAVGAQTGPEVPNEAMGETTEVSTETTSEVTSAAPEEACAINDDQGTTQNESSDECAELEEANSPVESESSAGDDLQEEASAGAEATQAQAESHAD, from the exons atggagaagccattCATCTTAACCTATGAAG CATCTTTTCGCAGGATGTCATCTAAAAAGTTCCCTGGATTGTCTGGATCAAATATGATCTACTACCTGGTTGTAGGCGTCACGGTCAGCGCTGGTGGATACTAT ACTTACAGGTCAGTAACGTCAGAGCAAGGCAAACACAGCGAACCTGTAACAGATctgaaagaaaaaaccaaaacagagtTACAGCCACTTCAAG gtgaaaaagagaacaTTGTGGAAGTGGAGAAAGCAAGTTCCGACGTCCCTGAAGTATGTTCAGTGGAAGCTCAGGTGGTGGATGCTGAAGAAAGCTCAGATGCTACAGTTGCAGTCGTAACAGAGGCTGCAGCCTGTCTCGATGCTGCTCAGACTGCTCAGGTGGAGACCCCTGCAGTTGGGGCTCAAACTGGGCCAGAGGTTCCAAATGAGGCCATGGGTGAAACCACCGAAGTCAGCACCGAAACGACCTCGGAGGTTACCAGTGCAGCTCCTGAGGAAGCCTGTGCCATCAATGATGATCAAGGTACAACACAGAACGAAAGCTCTGATGAATGTGCTGAGCTAGAAGAAGCAAATTCTCCCGTTGAGTCAGAATCCTCTGCTGGGGATGATTTACAGGAAGAAGCCAGTGCTGGTGCTGAGGCCACCCAGGCTCAAGCGGAATCTCATGCAGATTGA
- the MGARP gene encoding protein MGARP isoform X1 has protein sequence MYLRRAVSKTLALQLRAPPAPAPLRKDASFRRMSSKKFPGLSGSNMIYYLVVGVTVSAGGYYTYRSVTSEQGKHSEPVTDLKEKTKTELQPLQGEKENIVEVEKASSDVPEVCSVEAQVVDAEESSDATVAVVTEAAACLDAAQTAQVETPAVGAQTGPEVPNEAMGETTEVSTETTSEVTSAAPEEACAINDDQGTTQNESSDECAELEEANSPVESESSAGDDLQEEASAGAEATQAQAESHAD, from the exons ATGTATCTTCGCAGAGCGGTCTCCAAGACCCTGGCGCTGCAGCTGagggcgccccccgcccccgcgccgCTCCGGAAGGACG CATCTTTTCGCAGGATGTCATCTAAAAAGTTCCCTGGATTGTCTGGATCAAATATGATCTACTACCTGGTTGTAGGCGTCACGGTCAGCGCTGGTGGATACTAT ACTTACAGGTCAGTAACGTCAGAGCAAGGCAAACACAGCGAACCTGTAACAGATctgaaagaaaaaaccaaaacagagtTACAGCCACTTCAAG gtgaaaaagagaacaTTGTGGAAGTGGAGAAAGCAAGTTCCGACGTCCCTGAAGTATGTTCAGTGGAAGCTCAGGTGGTGGATGCTGAAGAAAGCTCAGATGCTACAGTTGCAGTCGTAACAGAGGCTGCAGCCTGTCTCGATGCTGCTCAGACTGCTCAGGTGGAGACCCCTGCAGTTGGGGCTCAAACTGGGCCAGAGGTTCCAAATGAGGCCATGGGTGAAACCACCGAAGTCAGCACCGAAACGACCTCGGAGGTTACCAGTGCAGCTCCTGAGGAAGCCTGTGCCATCAATGATGATCAAGGTACAACACAGAACGAAAGCTCTGATGAATGTGCTGAGCTAGAAGAAGCAAATTCTCCCGTTGAGTCAGAATCCTCTGCTGGGGATGATTTACAGGAAGAAGCCAGTGCTGGTGCTGAGGCCACCCAGGCTCAAGCGGAATCTCATGCAGATTGA